The Haloarcula pelagica genome includes a region encoding these proteins:
- a CDS encoding DUF5518 domain-containing protein produces MVRIGPLPLQVTATWKYALIGGVATLPFTIGFYWQSRMGSEFSLNMVFWGGLLAGYLASAAATETEASSAGFRAGVLGGLPGLWLLVDLLEAAITWGSPLWFRVVTVSMLAVGFTIVLLGFAGFVGLLGSKVGGWLATKTGARRTPSVRT; encoded by the coding sequence ATGGTTCGAATTGGTCCCCTCCCCCTCCAAGTGACTGCGACGTGGAAGTACGCCCTCATCGGCGGAGTTGCTACCCTCCCGTTCACGATCGGCTTCTACTGGCAATCGAGAATGGGCAGTGAGTTCTCGCTCAACATGGTGTTCTGGGGTGGGCTCCTCGCTGGCTATCTCGCTAGCGCGGCAGCGACGGAAACTGAAGCTTCGAGTGCCGGGTTCCGTGCCGGCGTTCTTGGCGGACTGCCGGGACTGTGGCTCCTAGTCGACTTGCTCGAGGCTGCGATTACGTGGGGCAGTCCCCTTTGGTTCCGCGTGGTCACAGTTTCGATGTTAGCCGTTGGCTTCACAATAGTGCTACTCGGGTTCGCCGGTTTCGTTGGGCTCCTCGGCTCGAAGGTCGGTGGCTGGCTCGCCACGAAAACCGGCGCGCGTCGAACACCTTCAGTCAGGACATAA
- a CDS encoding COG1361 S-layer family protein, which produces MTQNMLRNPKSLVTALTVVLVMGFVVSAVPTIATAQASQSGDVIGNPKISFATSSGTLSADTTDELTVSVVNRGLIIEHGPSQYENEVMTARGLTFEVDDENAPIDVQTGRVSVGNFPTGSTERTVSVIVPDHAEPGTYTLPVNYEYSYTRHIRYGPRGLTEGSDSTRTETGSITIQIKEDARFEIVETNATTQVGDDSDISFTLQNTGSETARGASVNVESKSSSLTFESGDTSSTASVGDWEPGEVRTVNYTAALESDAAVRGYSADLAVNYDDSNGVSRMSDPITTTIQSIPEQEFTFTDVESQLRVGEDGDLIGTVRNDGPLPARSVVVQYTGDDQSVIPTEQSTAVGTLDPGQSENFSLPIAISSSAEAGLRSLDMAVKYRTDEGETRTFQELAVDAEIAPERDRFDVTVENRTIQAGGSRTVDVAVTNNLNEVASDVEVRLFADDPLDTGDTDTGYVQSLDPGETKTVTFELTTTGSATVGSTYPISIDFRYDDTDGDSHLTKTYRVPIDVTESEEGGLPLPIIAVVLLIIGTGALVAYRRLQ; this is translated from the coding sequence ATGACACAGAATATGCTTCGCAACCCGAAGTCGTTAGTTACCGCTCTGACCGTCGTTCTGGTCATGGGGTTCGTTGTTAGTGCGGTCCCCACTATTGCGACTGCCCAGGCATCACAATCTGGAGATGTTATTGGGAACCCAAAGATCTCCTTTGCAACTTCATCTGGGACGCTGTCGGCTGACACTACCGATGAACTCACAGTTTCAGTTGTTAATCGCGGTCTGATTATCGAGCATGGTCCTTCGCAGTACGAAAATGAAGTCATGACCGCTAGAGGATTAACTTTTGAGGTAGATGACGAGAATGCACCAATTGATGTCCAAACCGGAAGGGTATCTGTTGGTAACTTCCCAACTGGAAGTACCGAACGAACTGTCTCTGTCATAGTCCCGGACCATGCTGAACCGGGAACGTACACACTCCCGGTTAATTATGAGTATTCGTACACCCGTCATATTCGCTATGGCCCCAGAGGACTCACTGAAGGAAGTGACTCCACACGAACTGAGACGGGCTCAATAACGATCCAAATCAAGGAAGACGCCCGGTTTGAGATTGTCGAAACAAATGCGACAACCCAGGTCGGCGATGATAGCGATATTTCGTTCACGCTCCAGAATACTGGCTCAGAAACCGCGAGAGGAGCAAGTGTGAATGTGGAGTCAAAGAGTAGCTCCCTAACATTCGAATCCGGTGACACGTCTTCAACGGCATCTGTTGGTGACTGGGAACCAGGCGAGGTCCGTACTGTCAATTATACAGCTGCACTCGAATCAGACGCTGCCGTACGAGGATACTCCGCTGATTTGGCGGTAAATTATGATGATTCCAATGGGGTTAGTCGGATGTCAGACCCGATTACGACTACTATTCAGTCTATTCCCGAGCAGGAGTTCACATTCACCGACGTGGAGTCGCAACTCCGTGTTGGTGAGGACGGTGACTTGATCGGCACCGTGCGCAATGACGGACCCCTGCCGGCACGTAGCGTCGTGGTACAGTATACTGGCGATGACCAGAGTGTAATTCCAACGGAGCAGTCAACCGCTGTAGGAACGCTTGATCCTGGCCAGTCCGAGAATTTCTCGCTGCCGATCGCAATCAGCAGTAGTGCCGAAGCTGGTTTACGTTCGCTTGATATGGCTGTTAAATACCGTACTGACGAGGGCGAGACAAGGACTTTCCAGGAGCTTGCTGTAGACGCCGAGATTGCTCCTGAGCGCGATCGTTTTGATGTCACGGTCGAGAACCGTACCATACAGGCAGGTGGTTCCCGTACTGTCGATGTTGCGGTAACGAATAATCTCAACGAAGTCGCGAGCGATGTAGAGGTTCGGCTATTCGCTGATGATCCGTTAGACACTGGTGACACTGACACGGGGTACGTCCAGTCACTTGATCCAGGTGAGACCAAGACGGTGACCTTCGAGCTGACTACCACCGGATCTGCGACGGTGGGAAGCACTTACCCCATCTCCATAGACTTCCGGTATGATGACACCGATGGCGACAGCCATCTCACCAAAACCTACCGCGTTCCAATTGATGTGACCGAAAGCGAAGAAGGGGGGCTACCGCTGCCGATCATCGCTGTCGTGCTTCTCATTATCGGAACGGGGGCACTCGTCGCCTATCGGAGGCTGCAATAG
- a CDS encoding RNA-guided endonuclease InsQ/TnpB family protein: MVNLVTTRTITAALTNDREGVVQDLDSLARSGSKIWNVARWTAGRIWDETGDIPEEGPLKSYMKNQPCWKDLNAQSSQAIVEELTGAFQSWFEQDDPDANPPGYRKHGDERPRSTITFKEDGFKLDTDHQQVRLSKGKNLKDGWSDFVLCEYDTGPDTDLTAVEDVQQVRIVWTGDHWELHFVCKVAIDAADSSGEKTAGVDLGMCNTAAVSVGDETLLYPGSALKEDAHYFRQEEYDTEGENGLSTYAGWARQKKSRRQTHFLHALSKDIVEQCADRGVETIAVGHPKNIRADEDWGRHGNKRLHDWAFDTLIQHIEYKAEERGIDVERVDEYELATSITCCACRMKADSNRVERGLYVCENCELVANSDLNAAENMRATVTPSPSVDRSNGCLAQPSVRLFDKSTGRVAPQEQVCP, translated from the coding sequence ATAGTGAATCTGGTCACGACGCGCACCATCACAGCGGCGCTCACCAACGACCGTGAGGGTGTCGTGCAAGACCTCGATTCACTCGCTCGTTCCGGCAGTAAAATCTGGAACGTCGCTCGGTGGACGGCTGGCCGCATCTGGGACGAAACCGGTGACATCCCCGAGGAAGGACCGCTCAAGTCCTACATGAAGAACCAACCGTGCTGGAAAGATTTGAACGCCCAATCAAGCCAAGCAATCGTCGAAGAATTGACTGGTGCTTTCCAGTCCTGGTTCGAACAAGACGACCCAGACGCCAACCCACCTGGCTACCGCAAACACGGTGACGAACGACCACGCTCAACAATCACGTTCAAAGAAGACGGCTTCAAACTCGACACCGACCACCAGCAAGTCCGCCTCTCGAAGGGGAAGAACCTAAAAGATGGGTGGAGCGACTTCGTTCTCTGCGAATACGATACCGGGCCAGACACAGACCTGACTGCCGTCGAAGACGTACAACAGGTCCGCATCGTCTGGACCGGCGACCACTGGGAACTCCACTTTGTCTGCAAAGTGGCCATCGACGCCGCTGACTCGTCTGGTGAGAAGACGGCTGGTGTTGACCTCGGGATGTGTAATACTGCGGCTGTCTCAGTCGGGGATGAGACACTGCTGTATCCGGGGAGCGCGCTGAAAGAAGACGCCCACTATTTCCGCCAGGAAGAATACGACACGGAAGGCGAGAACGGCCTTAGCACCTATGCAGGGTGGGCACGCCAGAAGAAATCTCGCCGGCAGACCCACTTTCTACACGCGCTCTCGAAAGATATCGTGGAGCAATGTGCAGACCGTGGCGTGGAGACGATAGCGGTCGGGCATCCCAAGAACATTCGTGCGGATGAGGACTGGGGTCGCCACGGGAACAAGCGCCTGCACGACTGGGCGTTTGATACGCTGATTCAGCACATCGAGTACAAGGCTGAAGAACGTGGCATCGACGTGGAGCGTGTTGATGAGTACGAACTTGCGACGTCGATAACGTGCTGTGCGTGTAGGATGAAAGCCGACTCGAACCGTGTCGAACGTGGTCTGTACGTCTGTGAGAACTGCGAGTTGGTTGCTAACAGCGACTTGAACGCGGCGGAGAATATGCGAGCGACGGTAACTCCGAGTCCCTCTGTGGATAGGAGTAACGGCTGTCTGGCCCAGCCATCGGTGCGCCTGTTCGACAAATCGACGGGGAGAGTCGCCCCACAAGAACAGGTCTGCCCGTAG
- a CDS encoding ISH3 family transposase, translating into MSKTKQADGEIHEDQLLNFLVNTLDEEVDLGLGANAEIDAEDIYEVLVGACADGTSISELCETSEDSPHQNTILYHLREKFDLTSVEQVGNALLQKDVLEVLPEQVEVVADLHLRPYYGDEDETAGLYHSEAKRGTTAFHAYATLYARVKNKRYTLAVRRLIDGDTASSVLAEFLGLLDGLDLSVKAVYLDREFYDSKCLTLLHAHNYAYVMPIVRWGKTIKQELSRGWSRIIQHDLTGKLDGHSWTVEFPVYIDCTYQNGRYGEHGVARHGYAADAPFLDTPRDARYHYAKRFGIEASYRLSEQSIVTTTTKNPVVRLLYVVVSLLLQNVWRYLHWEYVATPRRGGRRLWSWSFEEFINMLCRAAWTALAVRRAVPANRPPDDRFHR; encoded by the coding sequence GTGTCTAAGACCAAGCAAGCAGACGGTGAAATCCACGAGGACCAGCTCCTTAACTTCCTCGTCAACACGCTTGACGAGGAAGTCGATCTCGGTCTCGGCGCTAATGCTGAAATCGATGCTGAGGACATCTACGAGGTCCTCGTCGGCGCTTGCGCCGACGGGACCTCGATATCTGAACTCTGCGAGACCAGTGAAGATTCTCCTCATCAGAACACGATTCTGTACCACCTCCGCGAGAAGTTCGACCTAACGTCGGTTGAACAAGTCGGGAACGCACTCCTGCAAAAGGACGTTCTAGAGGTTCTTCCTGAGCAGGTGGAGGTCGTCGCGGACCTCCACCTGCGGCCCTACTACGGTGACGAGGACGAAACAGCTGGCCTCTATCACTCAGAAGCAAAGCGTGGAACCACTGCGTTCCACGCCTATGCGACACTCTACGCGCGTGTGAAGAATAAACGGTACACGCTGGCGGTGCGCCGTCTCATCGACGGCGACACCGCCAGCAGTGTCCTCGCCGAGTTTCTTGGTTTGCTTGACGGCCTTGACCTCAGCGTCAAGGCCGTCTATCTTGACCGAGAATTCTACGATAGCAAGTGTCTCACGCTGCTTCACGCACACAACTACGCGTACGTGATGCCGATCGTCCGATGGGGAAAGACGATCAAGCAGGAACTCTCGAGAGGATGGAGCCGCATCATCCAACATGACCTGACAGGGAAACTCGACGGTCACAGCTGGACCGTCGAGTTTCCAGTCTACATCGACTGTACCTATCAAAACGGACGGTACGGCGAGCACGGAGTGGCGCGTCACGGCTACGCCGCTGACGCGCCGTTCCTTGACACACCGCGAGATGCTCGATACCACTACGCGAAACGCTTCGGTATCGAGGCCAGCTACCGACTCTCTGAACAAAGTATCGTGACGACCACAACGAAGAATCCGGTTGTACGGCTGCTGTACGTCGTGGTTAGCCTACTTTTGCAGAATGTGTGGCGGTATCTCCATTGGGAGTATGTGGCGACGCCCCGCCGTGGCGGGCGTCGCCTCTGGTCCTGGTCGTTCGAGGAGTTCATCAACATGTTGTGTCGGGCAGCGTGGACGGCCCTCGCGGTGCGTCGGGCCGTCCCCGCGAACCGGCCACCGGACGACCGGTTCCACCGGTAA
- a CDS encoding RNA-guided endonuclease InsQ/TnpB family protein, translated as MADDYVRRTAITRLSVDSKQRELLEKTISEWKRGCQLATDMAWGKCNAKSDVQPLAYDDVREHTDLGSQHAILATHQAAQAITGCIERRSNGEKVSKPTFTAPTVKYDTRTMTLFDDDTVSLSTTESRVRCDLALPDADDGYQRQYLDSDEWSVTESTLTARDGNYFLHIGFRRHKTDTERNTAEDGTVLGVDLGIENLAVTSTASFVSGRELTHDLREFEKVRAGLQQTGTRSAHRTLEQSSGSELRYIRDVLHRASNAIVDEALRYECDVIVFEDLTHIRERTGASWGHKWAFRTLYEQVEYKAEAEGISVKQVGSAYTSKRCAECGFTAGENRPTRTDFQCVKCGSEANADYNAAKNIGMRYVRRGQQSSRRTGNSQLALKSGTVTSSGGFTAHPVGFEMEDTDKPHSQRAKSSD; from the coding sequence GTGGCAGACGACTATGTGCGCCGGACAGCAATCACCCGCCTCTCGGTAGATAGCAAGCAACGCGAGCTGCTTGAGAAAACCATCTCTGAGTGGAAGCGTGGTTGCCAACTCGCCACGGATATGGCGTGGGGCAAATGCAACGCCAAGAGCGACGTACAACCCCTCGCCTACGACGACGTGCGCGAGCACACCGACCTCGGGAGTCAGCACGCGATTCTCGCCACCCACCAAGCCGCCCAAGCCATCACCGGCTGTATCGAACGCCGGTCTAACGGCGAGAAGGTCAGCAAGCCCACCTTCACCGCACCGACAGTGAAGTACGACACCCGGACCATGACGCTGTTTGATGATGATACCGTGTCGCTCTCCACAACGGAGAGTCGCGTCCGGTGTGACCTTGCTCTCCCTGACGCCGACGACGGCTACCAACGACAGTACCTCGACTCTGACGAATGGAGCGTTACGGAAAGTACACTCACCGCCCGCGACGGCAACTACTTTTTACACATCGGCTTCCGCCGACACAAGACCGACACCGAACGGAACACCGCCGAGGACGGAACGGTTCTCGGGGTTGACCTCGGTATCGAAAACCTTGCCGTCACCAGTACCGCCTCCTTCGTCAGCGGGCGGGAGTTGACCCACGACCTCCGCGAGTTCGAGAAGGTACGCGCCGGACTCCAACAGACAGGCACGCGAAGCGCCCACCGGACACTCGAACAATCGAGTGGCAGCGAACTACGGTACATCCGTGACGTACTACACCGAGCGTCGAACGCCATTGTAGACGAAGCACTCCGATACGAGTGTGACGTGATTGTATTCGAGGATTTAACTCATATTCGCGAGCGCACGGGTGCGTCGTGGGGCCACAAGTGGGCGTTCCGAACGCTGTACGAACAAGTCGAGTACAAAGCCGAAGCGGAAGGCATTTCGGTGAAACAAGTGGGTTCGGCGTACACGTCCAAGCGGTGCGCCGAGTGTGGATTCACGGCAGGGGAGAATCGCCCGACTCGCACCGACTTCCAGTGCGTGAAATGCGGGTCGGAAGCGAACGCAGACTACAACGCGGCGAAGAACATTGGTATGCGGTACGTCCGCCGAGGCCAACAGTCGTCTCGGCGGACGGGCAACAGTCAACTTGCCCTAAAGTCTGGAACGGTGACGTCGAGTGGCGGCTTTACGGCCCACCCTGTCGGGTTCGAGATGGAGGACACGGACAAGCCCCACTCTCAACGAGCGAAGTCGTCAGACTGA
- a CDS encoding TetR/AcrR family transcriptional regulator — translation MEDRTPLFADKTDETKTAILKATFTALAEHGYADLTIDRISEHFPKSEGLVFYHYDGKDEVLLDLLDYLLERFVQIGMPVPDDGDPETQLRSLFDQVIPQDNEQQARDYEIVLTELRMQAAQDKKFREQIDRSQNIFRDRVKEIVQNGIESGDFRDIDPDMVADFLTALFSGEIFERVTTGATRSIRSEIDSYIDYRLLTDKESDHDVGD, via the coding sequence ATGGAAGATAGAACCCCCCTCTTTGCCGACAAAACTGATGAGACCAAGACAGCAATCTTGAAAGCTACATTCACTGCTCTGGCCGAACACGGATATGCAGATCTCACGATAGACCGAATTAGTGAGCATTTTCCCAAGTCAGAAGGACTGGTTTTTTATCATTATGATGGAAAAGATGAGGTCCTACTAGATCTTCTTGACTACTTACTTGAGCGGTTCGTACAGATCGGAATGCCTGTTCCCGATGATGGTGACCCTGAAACTCAACTTCGGAGCCTCTTTGATCAAGTCATCCCTCAGGACAATGAGCAACAAGCCCGAGACTATGAAATTGTATTGACGGAGTTGCGAATGCAAGCAGCGCAAGACAAAAAATTCCGAGAGCAGATTGATAGATCGCAAAATATCTTTCGTGACAGGGTAAAAGAAATCGTGCAGAATGGTATTGAATCTGGTGATTTCAGAGATATAGATCCTGATATGGTCGCTGACTTCTTGACAGCATTATTTAGTGGCGAAATATTTGAACGAGTGACAACGGGTGCTACTCGGTCTATTCGGTCAGAAATAGATAGCTACATTGACTACAGACTTTTGACAGATAAAGAGTCCGACCATGATGTGGGAGATTGA
- a CDS encoding Cdc6/Cdc18 family protein — MVQTDENPFEGKDPIFKAKQPLKKDSFDPDTIFHRDEEINHYVNSLQDVVVGHDPNNVFVYGPTGVGKTAVTKWVRDKLLEKASEQDVPLKIVGPVNCRNYKSSYRLVSRLVNEFREPGDKLPKSGYSTDTVFEFLYEEIESVGGNVLIILDEIDNIPPDARNDFLYDLPRAEASENAAIDQARIGLIGISNDLKFVDSLEPKVKSTLGEREIKFGPYDANELRDILGYYADLSFHNDVLSTEVVPLAAAFTAQERGDVRQGLKILEKAGEYARMDGSTVVTEDYTRRATESIETDEILDCFKNDLTRQQALTYIATTLAIIEPEHDARTKRIYSLYSSIAEAADSKVRSERKIYEFLDQLSMQGFVRSEDRNLGRGGGRRFVYQVTDDPVDIINAVVKSDYSGALPNNVWNILKHHKEDESTSFEAPDPDDKKQQQIWQFT; from the coding sequence ATGGTACAGACGGACGAGAATCCGTTCGAGGGAAAAGATCCGATCTTCAAGGCGAAACAACCACTCAAAAAGGACAGCTTTGACCCTGATACAATCTTCCACCGTGACGAAGAGATAAACCACTACGTTAATTCCCTCCAAGATGTCGTTGTCGGTCATGATCCTAACAATGTGTTCGTGTATGGTCCGACAGGTGTCGGAAAAACAGCTGTAACCAAGTGGGTTCGAGACAAACTGCTTGAAAAAGCGAGTGAGCAGGATGTTCCCCTCAAAATTGTCGGCCCGGTCAACTGCCGCAACTACAAATCATCCTATCGGCTTGTCAGTCGGCTTGTCAATGAGTTTCGGGAACCAGGAGACAAGCTCCCGAAAAGTGGATACAGCACGGATACCGTCTTTGAGTTCCTTTACGAGGAGATTGAATCTGTTGGCGGGAACGTTCTGATTATCCTTGATGAAATTGACAACATCCCTCCTGATGCCCGGAACGATTTCCTTTACGACCTTCCAAGAGCAGAAGCAAGTGAGAACGCAGCAATCGACCAAGCTCGAATTGGTCTCATCGGTATCTCGAACGATCTGAAGTTCGTTGACTCTCTTGAACCGAAAGTGAAGAGTACTTTGGGGGAGCGGGAAATCAAATTTGGGCCATACGATGCAAATGAACTTCGTGATATCCTCGGTTATTATGCGGATCTCTCGTTCCATAACGACGTTCTCAGCACTGAAGTGGTTCCACTCGCGGCAGCGTTCACTGCTCAGGAGCGTGGGGATGTTCGGCAAGGTCTGAAAATTCTCGAAAAAGCTGGTGAATACGCCCGAATGGACGGGTCAACAGTCGTCACAGAAGACTACACTCGCCGTGCGACTGAATCGATTGAGACTGATGAGATACTCGACTGTTTCAAGAATGATCTTACCCGCCAACAAGCACTGACTTATATTGCCACAACACTTGCGATTATCGAGCCAGAACACGACGCACGGACGAAACGGATCTACAGTCTCTATTCGTCGATTGCTGAAGCGGCCGATAGCAAGGTCCGCTCGGAGCGGAAAATCTACGAGTTCCTTGACCAGCTGTCGATGCAAGGATTCGTTCGGTCTGAAGACCGCAACCTAGGCAGAGGTGGTGGGCGACGGTTCGTATACCAGGTGACTGACGATCCTGTTGATATCATTAATGCCGTCGTCAAGTCAGATTACAGTGGGGCGCTCCCAAACAATGTCTGGAATATCTTGAAACACCACAAAGAAGACGAGTCGACATCGTTCGAAGCACCTGACCCGGACGACAAAAAACAGCAGCAGATATGGCAGTTCACGTAG
- a CDS encoding efflux RND transporter permease subunit → MSFDEQIEIWTRRVNDTIVDSPRRVIVAFLVLTLIFAGGMGLVSTDTEATDSFTEGLEEQEALDAVNQEFEDPFEPESESTQLIHSGGNVLTKEALLRDLRILEEVESRDDLRVASANGPATVIAQQIDPSADTAAEQRRAIESTSATRIRKIVRELSEDPRFTGTVATDFNPTSASASASITVISHDVPAGFSDSNLQEVQTTIRSIAADQPGDITAFGSGITNAETANVIGDSLTIVMPVVVLLLLLFLIVAYRDPIDLSLGLLSLLMTVIWTFGFLGFSGIPFNQQMITVPVLLLAVGVDFGIHIINRYREEAVAGYNATEAMREANNQLIIAFIIVTVTTVFGFGANVISDLTPIRNVGIASGIGIIFTFLIFGLFLPAAKLEVDKLREAYNIPEFNSAPISSEDSALGNLLTFPAQASRYAPIAFVVVLLVTGGMAAVYGSGVDTSFETEDFLPPEEQPAYVTGLPEPFAPSEYTVTETLNLLEDRFSTNQDQSVKLYVEGNFEENHALEALAAPNNDAPGSLAVGDGGSARPTSIVTVIQSYAEQDPEFARLVARNDLNGNGIPDRNLDLIYDVLFASPAGDRAEQYLTPDRRSAQVEYAIDSDASQAEAAADARVFAEEFRYETTATGQLVVFDAVTDIIFNSSIQGLIIAMGLTGLFLIIAYAVLENKPLLGIVNLFPILIAIAFLLGTMRYLGISLNALTGTILSISIGLGIAYSVHATHRFVDEYNAGADAYESMIITFSGTGGALLGSMLTTSLGTGALALAITPVLGDFGLLMAISVIYSFVFTIIALPPAVLLWERYQGVWAEITESSSRKSHSSQ, encoded by the coding sequence ATGTCATTTGACGAGCAGATCGAGATATGGACGCGGCGGGTTAACGACACTATCGTCGACAGTCCACGTAGAGTCATTGTCGCATTCCTCGTGCTCACGCTTATATTCGCTGGCGGGATGGGACTAGTCAGCACAGATACCGAAGCGACTGACTCATTCACCGAAGGACTTGAGGAACAGGAGGCACTTGACGCAGTTAATCAGGAGTTCGAAGACCCGTTTGAACCGGAGAGTGAATCTACTCAACTTATCCACTCTGGAGGGAACGTCTTAACGAAAGAAGCGCTTCTCAGAGACCTCCGGATTTTAGAGGAAGTTGAGTCGCGCGATGACCTCCGTGTCGCCTCTGCCAATGGCCCGGCAACGGTCATTGCCCAGCAGATTGACCCTTCAGCGGACACGGCAGCTGAACAACGACGCGCTATCGAATCGACGAGTGCGACCCGCATCCGGAAAATCGTTCGCGAACTGTCGGAGGATCCACGATTTACCGGGACAGTTGCGACCGATTTCAATCCGACGAGCGCGAGTGCTTCAGCGTCAATCACGGTCATTTCACATGATGTGCCCGCCGGGTTCTCTGACAGCAATCTCCAAGAAGTCCAGACAACAATTCGATCTATCGCGGCTGACCAGCCTGGCGACATAACTGCCTTCGGAAGCGGCATAACAAACGCTGAAACAGCCAACGTTATCGGAGATTCACTTACCATCGTGATGCCTGTTGTCGTCCTGTTGTTGCTATTGTTCTTGATTGTCGCTTACCGTGATCCGATCGACCTCTCTCTAGGTCTACTGTCGCTTCTGATGACCGTCATCTGGACGTTTGGATTCCTTGGCTTCTCTGGAATTCCATTTAATCAGCAGATGATTACCGTCCCTGTACTGTTACTTGCAGTTGGAGTTGACTTCGGGATCCATATCATCAACCGCTACCGTGAGGAGGCCGTCGCGGGGTACAATGCTACAGAGGCGATGCGGGAGGCGAATAACCAACTGATAATCGCCTTCATCATTGTAACGGTTACAACCGTGTTTGGGTTCGGCGCAAACGTAATATCTGATCTCACACCGATCCGGAATGTGGGGATCGCCTCAGGAATTGGGATTATTTTCACCTTCCTGATCTTCGGGCTGTTTCTCCCGGCAGCGAAGTTAGAAGTCGACAAATTGCGAGAGGCCTATAACATCCCCGAGTTCAACTCGGCACCGATCTCCTCTGAAGACTCGGCGCTCGGCAACCTATTGACGTTCCCGGCGCAGGCCAGTCGGTATGCTCCGATCGCATTTGTTGTCGTGTTGCTCGTAACCGGTGGGATGGCAGCGGTGTATGGTAGTGGCGTCGACACTTCCTTCGAAACCGAGGACTTCCTTCCACCAGAGGAACAGCCCGCATACGTGACTGGACTTCCAGAGCCGTTCGCACCAAGCGAATATACTGTCACTGAGACGCTCAACCTGCTTGAAGACCGCTTCTCGACCAATCAGGATCAATCTGTAAAATTGTACGTTGAGGGGAACTTTGAAGAGAACCATGCCCTCGAGGCGCTCGCAGCACCGAACAATGACGCGCCAGGCTCGCTCGCAGTTGGGGACGGCGGATCTGCTCGGCCGACAAGTATAGTGACAGTGATTCAGTCGTATGCCGAGCAGGATCCAGAATTCGCCAGACTGGTCGCTCGTAACGACCTGAACGGAAATGGGATCCCCGATCGAAATCTGGACCTTATATACGATGTGTTGTTTGCTTCGCCAGCTGGCGACCGCGCTGAACAGTATCTTACTCCAGATCGGCGGAGCGCACAGGTCGAATACGCCATTGACTCGGACGCTTCACAAGCCGAAGCTGCTGCCGACGCTAGAGTATTTGCGGAAGAGTTCCGCTATGAAACGACTGCAACCGGCCAGCTTGTCGTCTTCGACGCAGTGACGGATATTATTTTCAACTCTTCAATTCAGGGATTGATTATCGCCATGGGGTTAACTGGGTTGTTCCTTATCATTGCGTACGCCGTACTGGAAAACAAGCCGCTACTAGGGATTGTAAACCTCTTCCCGATCCTGATTGCAATCGCGTTTCTGCTTGGGACGATGCGATATCTCGGGATCTCATTAAACGCGCTAACAGGGACAATACTCTCAATCTCAATTGGGCTTGGGATTGCATACTCTGTCCATGCTACCCACCGGTTTGTCGATGAGTACAACGCTGGTGCCGACGCTTACGAGTCGATGATTATTACATTCTCGGGCACAGGTGGAGCTCTGCTCGGGAGCATGCTCACAACGTCGCTCGGGACAGGTGCGCTTGCACTCGCTATTACACCTGTCTTGGGTGACTTTGGCTTATTAATGGCAATAAGCGTCATCTACTCGTTTGTATTCACTATCATCGCGCTTCCCCCTGCAGTCTTGCTGTGGGAACGCTACCAGGGTGTGTGGGCCGAAATCACGGAAAGCTCGAGCCGAAAGTCTCACTCTTCACAGTAG